From Agromyces sp. SYSU T00194, a single genomic window includes:
- a CDS encoding DUF4397 domain-containing protein: protein MRTRTVAGAAAGIAAGAVVALAAIAPASADEHETAMLSVLHGVPALTVDVYVNDELTLEDFEPGDLAGPLELAGGTYTVQINAADSEDAAIGPVDLTLEGGMDYTAAAHLDADGAPTATLFTDDTSSSAAGEGRLTVRHIAAAPAVDVLAGGDAVITDLANPDEASLDLPAGTISASVAAAGTTDPVLGPADVTVAEGELTIAYAWGSLEDENLALAVQTVGGLHSTPGDVPAGEAGLAATNAPVDAAVWWLGASAAVLLLGAAVAIGVADRRSPIRSRR from the coding sequence ATGCGCACCAGAACAGTCGCCGGCGCCGCAGCCGGCATCGCCGCGGGAGCGGTGGTCGCGCTCGCCGCGATCGCACCCGCTTCCGCCGACGAGCACGAGACCGCGATGCTGAGCGTGCTGCACGGCGTGCCCGCGCTGACGGTCGACGTGTACGTGAACGACGAGCTCACGCTCGAGGACTTCGAGCCCGGCGACCTCGCTGGACCGCTCGAGCTCGCCGGCGGCACGTACACCGTGCAGATCAACGCGGCCGACTCGGAGGACGCGGCGATCGGCCCGGTCGACCTCACGCTCGAGGGCGGCATGGACTACACCGCGGCGGCCCACCTCGACGCCGACGGTGCGCCCACCGCGACGCTGTTCACCGACGACACGTCCTCGTCCGCGGCCGGCGAGGGCCGGCTCACGGTGCGGCACATCGCGGCGGCACCCGCCGTCGACGTGCTCGCAGGCGGCGACGCGGTGATCACCGACCTCGCGAACCCCGATGAGGCCTCGCTCGACCTGCCGGCCGGCACGATCTCCGCATCGGTCGCCGCAGCCGGCACGACCGACCCCGTGCTCGGGCCGGCCGACGTGACCGTCGCCGAGGGCGAGCTCACGATCGCCTACGCCTGGGGCAGCCTCGAGGACGAGAACCTCGCCCTCGCCGTGCAGACCGTCGGCGGACTCCACTCCACCCCGGGCGACGTGCCCGCGGGCGAGGCGGGGCTCGCCGCGACGAACGCGCCCGTCGACGCAGCGGTGTGGTGGCTCGGTGCCTCCGCCGCCGTGCTGCTGCTGGGTGCGGCCGTGGCGATCGGCGTGGCCGACCGTCGCAGCCCGATCCGGAGCAGGCGCTGA
- a CDS encoding FAD-binding oxidoreductase translates to MASDVIDELRRVLGDAVSTEPAAREAARGDASGWRTDSPPDAIVHAASVADVQAVLRIASATGTPVVARGAGSGLAGGANGRSGQIVLDTTRMDRVLEIDVEDELAVVEPGVINDDLNRALAPHGLWYSPDPASKAISTIGGNIATGAGGLLCAKYGVTREAVLGLVVVLADGSLLRTGHRTVKGVTGYDLTALLTGSEGTLGVIVEATLRLRPAPRHEPVTIAAAYADVESAAEGAAAVVRAHLRPAMLELLEPAGLGRIRSHLGPAALDGTPLAAGVAPDDAAFLIAQCDGPAAPAEAAEVAAALASAGGTVELAADAAEGERLLAVRRSFHAALAATGEVLIEDVAVPRSQLPAMFREIARIGAAYDLEIPTVAHAGDGNLHPNFVYSGDEVPERVWAAADELFRTAVRLGGTLTGEHGVGVLKRRWLRDELGDGQHDLQRRIKAAFDPAGILNPAAMFEPVA, encoded by the coding sequence ATGGCATCCGACGTCATCGACGAACTGCGCCGCGTCCTCGGGGACGCGGTCTCGACCGAGCCCGCCGCGCGCGAGGCCGCCCGGGGCGACGCGTCGGGCTGGCGCACCGACAGCCCGCCGGACGCGATCGTGCACGCCGCATCCGTCGCCGACGTGCAGGCCGTGCTGCGCATCGCCTCGGCGACCGGCACGCCCGTCGTCGCCCGTGGTGCCGGCTCGGGCCTCGCGGGCGGCGCGAACGGCCGGAGCGGGCAGATCGTGCTCGACACCACGCGCATGGACCGGGTGCTCGAGATCGACGTCGAGGACGAGCTGGCGGTCGTCGAGCCGGGCGTGATCAACGACGACCTGAACCGGGCGCTCGCGCCGCACGGCCTCTGGTACTCGCCCGACCCGGCCAGCAAGGCGATCTCGACCATCGGCGGGAACATCGCGACCGGCGCGGGCGGGCTGCTCTGCGCGAAGTACGGGGTCACCCGCGAGGCCGTGCTCGGCCTCGTCGTGGTGCTCGCCGACGGCTCGCTGCTGCGCACCGGGCACCGCACCGTCAAGGGCGTCACCGGATACGACCTCACGGCCCTGCTCACCGGCTCCGAGGGCACGCTCGGCGTCATCGTCGAGGCCACCCTGCGGCTGCGACCCGCGCCGCGGCACGAGCCGGTGACGATCGCCGCCGCCTACGCCGACGTCGAGTCCGCCGCGGAGGGTGCGGCGGCGGTCGTGCGCGCGCACCTCCGCCCCGCGATGCTGGAGCTGCTCGAACCCGCGGGGCTCGGCCGCATCCGCTCGCACCTGGGGCCGGCCGCGCTGGACGGCACGCCCCTCGCCGCGGGTGTCGCGCCCGACGATGCGGCGTTCCTCATCGCCCAGTGCGACGGCCCGGCCGCGCCGGCGGAGGCGGCGGAGGTCGCCGCGGCGCTCGCGAGCGCGGGCGGCACGGTCGAGCTCGCGGCGGATGCGGCCGAGGGGGAGCGCCTCCTGGCCGTCCGCCGCTCGTTCCACGCGGCGCTCGCCGCGACCGGCGAGGTGCTGATCGAGGACGTCGCGGTGCCGCGTTCGCAGCTGCCCGCGATGTTCCGCGAGATCGCGCGGATCGGCGCCGCGTACGACCTGGAGATCCCCACCGTCGCGCACGCGGGCGACGGCAACCTGCATCCGAACTTCGTCTACTCCGGCGACGAGGTGCCCGAGCGGGTCTGGGCGGCCGCGGACGAGCTGTTCCGCACCGCGGTCCGGCTGGGCGGGACCCTGACCGGCGAGCACGGGGTCGGCGTGCTGAAGCGCCGCTGGCTGCGCGACGAGCTCGGCGACGGGCAGCACGACCTGCAGCGCCGCATCAAGGCCGCGTTCGACCCGGCGGGCATCCTGAACCCGGCCGCGATGTTCGAGCCGGTCGCGTGA
- a CDS encoding anti-sigma factor — protein sequence MMPHCDDDELAVIALGDREPTPDERAHLDECLRCTGELDALRAASDLAREAAGAPLEAPPASVWAGIHAELGLSDSVRAVPTDASQQGDAAAPEPAPAEPPAATPAPVDLAARRRARGARFWAPLLAAAAVLGLVAGIAGGVWWNSREPDVSVLAEADLEGFPGWPGASGVAVVEELPDGTREVVVNLSGVDDPDDLLEVWLIRGDASGLVSIGLLDGASGRFTVPAGIDLGEYPLVDVSAEPDDGDPAHSGDSIVRGDLRGA from the coding sequence ATGATGCCGCACTGTGACGACGACGAGCTCGCCGTGATCGCCCTCGGCGACCGCGAGCCGACGCCCGACGAGCGGGCGCACCTCGACGAGTGCCTGCGCTGCACCGGCGAGCTGGACGCGCTGCGCGCGGCATCCGACCTCGCGCGCGAGGCGGCGGGTGCGCCGCTCGAGGCGCCGCCGGCGTCCGTGTGGGCGGGCATCCACGCCGAGCTCGGCCTCTCCGACTCGGTGCGGGCCGTGCCGACGGATGCCTCGCAGCAGGGTGACGCCGCAGCGCCTGAGCCCGCCCCGGCGGAACCGCCGGCCGCGACGCCCGCCCCGGTGGACCTCGCGGCTCGTCGCCGCGCGCGCGGCGCCCGGTTCTGGGCGCCCCTGCTGGCCGCGGCGGCCGTGCTCGGCCTCGTCGCGGGCATCGCGGGCGGGGTCTGGTGGAACTCGCGCGAACCCGACGTGTCGGTGCTCGCCGAGGCCGACCTCGAGGGCTTCCCCGGCTGGCCGGGTGCGAGCGGCGTCGCGGTCGTCGAGGAGCTGCCCGACGGCACCCGGGAGGTCGTGGTGAACCTCTCCGGCGTCGATGACCCCGACGACCTGCTCGAGGTGTGGCTGATCCGGGGCGACGCGTCGGGGCTCGTGAGCATCGGGCTGCTCGACGGCGCGAGCGGGCGGTTCACGGTGCCGGCCGGCATCGACCTGGGCGAGTACCCGCTGGTCGACGTCTCGGCCGAGCCCGACGACGGCGACCCCGCCCACTCGGGCGACTCGATCGTGCGGGGCGACCTGCGCGGCGCCTGA
- a CDS encoding FKBP-type peptidyl-prolyl cis-trans isomerase, with translation MTDTNSKPEVDAPEGPAPVELVIEDIVVGDGAEAQPGSTVDVHYLGVEYDSGAEFDSSWSRGQSINFPLAALIAGWQEGIPGMKVGGRRKLTVPPHQAYGPAGGGHQLSGKTLIFVIDLLGVS, from the coding sequence ATGACAGACACCAACAGCAAGCCCGAGGTCGACGCACCGGAGGGCCCCGCGCCCGTCGAACTCGTGATCGAGGACATCGTCGTCGGCGACGGCGCCGAGGCCCAGCCGGGCTCGACCGTCGACGTGCACTACCTCGGCGTCGAGTACGACTCCGGTGCCGAGTTCGACTCCTCGTGGAGCCGCGGGCAGTCCATCAACTTCCCGCTCGCCGCGCTCATCGCCGGCTGGCAGGAGGGCATCCCCGGCATGAAGGTCGGCGGGCGCCGCAAGCTCACCGTGCCGCCGCACCAGGCCTACGGCCCCGCCGGCGGCGGCCACCAGCTCTCGGGCAAGACGCTCATCTTCGTGATCGACCTGCTCGGCGTCAGCTGA
- a CDS encoding PrsW family intramembrane metalloprotease gives MSGHAPNGPVGPQPHLRPTSPRTSRSRGAGLAAVGIVLASLVGLAVAAYFVQALGTGAAAAGAVLALVPLAAVLWAVRWIDRWEPEPRGALWFAFLWGATVSVALALLVDLALVVLGGIDDEFLGAVVQAPIVEELAKAAGLLVLAAVARAHLDGPVDGLVYAATIAAGFAFTENALYFGVALLESGPDGLGSVFFVRGVMSPFAHVMFTACTGIAIGTFVARGRSALLGALVGLVPAIGLHALWNGALFVVDDFFGYYLLVQVPLFVLAIGITVWLRRLERRVLRRRLAEYAAVGWFSAGELEMFTTPEGRRRARANASARGAVARRTMDALIRDTTHLAFTRERIASGRAAFGGRDGGRAAADEQALLASIVAARASLLA, from the coding sequence GTGAGCGGCCACGCGCCGAACGGGCCCGTCGGCCCGCAGCCGCACCTGCGGCCGACCTCGCCGCGCACCTCGCGGTCGCGCGGCGCCGGCCTCGCCGCGGTCGGCATCGTGCTGGCGTCGCTCGTCGGCCTCGCCGTGGCCGCCTACTTCGTCCAGGCGCTCGGCACGGGCGCCGCCGCCGCGGGCGCCGTGCTCGCGCTCGTGCCGCTGGCGGCCGTGCTCTGGGCGGTGCGCTGGATCGACCGCTGGGAGCCCGAGCCCCGCGGCGCGCTGTGGTTCGCGTTCCTGTGGGGCGCGACCGTGTCGGTCGCGCTCGCGCTGCTCGTCGACCTCGCGCTCGTCGTGCTCGGCGGCATCGACGACGAGTTCCTCGGCGCGGTCGTGCAGGCCCCGATCGTCGAGGAGCTCGCGAAGGCCGCGGGGCTGCTCGTGCTCGCCGCGGTCGCGCGCGCGCACCTCGACGGCCCCGTCGACGGCCTCGTCTACGCGGCGACCATCGCGGCGGGCTTCGCGTTCACGGAGAACGCGTTGTACTTCGGCGTCGCGCTGCTCGAGTCGGGGCCCGACGGGCTCGGTTCGGTCTTCTTCGTGCGCGGCGTGATGTCGCCGTTCGCGCATGTCATGTTCACCGCGTGCACGGGCATCGCGATCGGGACCTTCGTCGCCCGGGGCCGCAGCGCGCTGCTCGGCGCGCTCGTCGGCCTGGTGCCCGCGATCGGCCTCCACGCGCTCTGGAACGGCGCCCTGTTCGTCGTCGACGACTTCTTCGGGTACTACCTGCTCGTGCAGGTGCCGCTGTTCGTGCTCGCGATCGGCATCACGGTGTGGCTGCGCCGCCTCGAGCGCCGCGTCCTGCGCCGACGCCTGGCGGAGTACGCCGCCGTCGGCTGGTTCAGCGCCGGCGAGCTCGAGATGTTCACCACGCCGGAGGGGCGTCGGCGTGCGCGGGCGAACGCCTCGGCGCGCGGTGCCGTCGCGCGGCGCACGATGGACGCGCTCATCCGCGACACCACCCACCTCGCGTTCACCCGGGAGCGCATCGCCTCGGGTCGCGCCGCATTCGGCGGGCGCGACGGCGGGCGGGCCGCCGCCGACGAGCAGGCGCTGCTCGCCTCGATCGTCGCCGCGCGCGCATCGCTGCTCGCCTGA
- a CDS encoding RNA polymerase sigma factor, with product MDTIQATAPGAPHPFVSHRTTTARRQRKHVDDPAQDDRRLAEAFRDGEEWAVAAAYGRWSRLVFTIAVRSLGNSQDAEDVTQQVFVKAWRSRERFDPERSLSAWLTGITRYAVADMHEARSRERRLAEAAAGELSVTETVDPRLEERVLVADELQQLPPEPRRIMHLAYWEGLTHGQIAERTGMPLGTVKSHVRRSLTRMRARLEVDDAAL from the coding sequence GTGGACACGATCCAGGCGACGGCGCCCGGTGCGCCGCACCCGTTCGTGTCGCATCGCACGACGACCGCGAGGAGGCAGCGGAAGCACGTGGACGACCCCGCACAGGACGACCGGCGGCTCGCCGAGGCCTTCCGCGACGGCGAGGAGTGGGCCGTCGCCGCGGCCTACGGGAGGTGGTCGAGACTCGTGTTCACGATCGCCGTGCGCTCGCTCGGCAACAGCCAGGACGCCGAGGACGTGACCCAGCAGGTCTTCGTGAAGGCGTGGCGCTCGCGCGAGCGGTTCGATCCCGAGCGCTCCCTGTCGGCGTGGCTGACGGGCATCACCCGCTACGCGGTCGCCGACATGCACGAGGCCAGGTCGCGCGAGCGGCGCCTGGCCGAGGCCGCGGCCGGCGAGCTCTCGGTCACCGAGACGGTCGACCCGCGGTTGGAGGAGCGCGTGCTCGTGGCCGACGAGCTGCAGCAGCTGCCGCCCGAGCCGCGGCGGATCATGCACCTGGCCTACTGGGAGGGGCTCACCCACGGGCAGATCGCCGAACGGACGGGCATGCCGCTCGGCACCGTGAAGAGCCACGTCCGACGAAGTCTCACCCGCATGCGCGCACGATTGGAGGTGGATGATGCCGCACTGTGA
- a CDS encoding DUF779 domain-containing protein, producing MSLESLRTIVGSITVEGDASPRVELTPAAAALIDRLWSAHGPLMFHQSGGCCDGSSPMCYPAGEFATSAADMLLGDLALDEDRSVPFWMSAEQFALWRHTYLTVDVVPGRGSGFSLEAPEGVRFLIRSRLMGD from the coding sequence ATGTCGCTCGAATCGCTCCGCACCATCGTGGGGTCGATCACGGTCGAGGGTGACGCGTCGCCGCGGGTGGAGCTCACGCCCGCGGCGGCCGCGCTCATCGACCGGCTGTGGTCGGCCCACGGCCCGCTGATGTTCCACCAGTCGGGCGGATGCTGCGACGGGAGCTCGCCCATGTGCTACCCGGCGGGGGAGTTCGCCACCAGCGCGGCCGACATGCTCCTCGGCGACCTCGCACTGGACGAGGACCGCTCCGTGCCCTTCTGGATGTCCGCCGAGCAGTTCGCCCTCTGGCGGCACACGTACCTCACGGTCGACGTGGTGCCGGGCCGGGGCAGCGGCTTCTCGCTCGAGGCGCCGGAGGGGGTCCGCTTCCTCATCCGGTCGCGCCTGATGGGCGACTGA
- the exaC gene encoding acetaldehyde dehydrogenase ExaC has product MTVYAAPGTQGALIDFAPRYEHFIGGEWVKPVKGGYFENISPVNGKPFTEVARGTAEDIELALDAAHGAAATWGRTSAAERAAVLNRIADIIDANRELLAVAETWDNGKSIREPLNADLPLASDHFRYYAALIRAQEGSFTQLDNDTVAYHFHEPLGVVGQIIPWNFPLLMAVWKLAPALAAGNCVVLKPAEQTPSSILVLMGLIADVLPAGVVNVVNGFGVEAGKPLASSSRIRKIAFTGETTTGRLILQYAANNIIPTTVELGGKSPNIVFESVADRDDDFYSKALEGFSLFAFNQGEVCTCPSRSLIQKSIYDSFLNDAIERTKQAKQGNPLDTETQVGAQASNDQLEKILSYIDIGQQEGAKLLLGGERVDLGGDLTDGYYVAPTIFEGQNRMRLFQEEIFGPVVAVTSFTDYDDAISIANDTLYGLGAGVWSRNGNEAYRAGRDIQAGRVWVNNYHAYPAGAAFGGYKSSGIGRENNVQALDHYQQTKNLLVSYNESPLGFF; this is encoded by the coding sequence ATGACGGTCTACGCAGCGCCCGGCACCCAGGGCGCACTCATCGATTTCGCACCCCGGTACGAGCACTTCATCGGCGGGGAATGGGTCAAGCCGGTCAAGGGCGGCTACTTCGAGAACATCTCGCCCGTCAACGGCAAGCCGTTCACCGAGGTCGCGCGCGGCACGGCCGAGGACATCGAGCTCGCCCTCGACGCCGCCCACGGGGCGGCGGCCACGTGGGGCCGCACGAGCGCGGCCGAGCGGGCGGCGGTGCTGAACCGCATCGCCGACATCATCGACGCCAACCGCGAGCTGCTCGCCGTCGCCGAGACATGGGACAACGGCAAGTCCATCCGCGAGCCGCTGAACGCCGACCTCCCGCTCGCGAGCGACCACTTCCGGTACTACGCGGCCCTGATCCGGGCGCAGGAGGGCAGCTTCACCCAGCTCGACAACGACACGGTCGCGTACCACTTCCACGAGCCGCTCGGCGTGGTCGGCCAGATCATCCCGTGGAACTTCCCGCTGCTGATGGCGGTCTGGAAGCTCGCCCCGGCGCTCGCCGCGGGCAACTGCGTCGTGCTGAAGCCGGCCGAGCAGACGCCCAGCTCGATCCTCGTGCTGATGGGCCTCATCGCGGACGTGCTCCCGGCAGGCGTCGTGAACGTCGTCAACGGCTTCGGGGTCGAGGCGGGCAAGCCGCTCGCGTCCTCCAGCCGCATCCGCAAGATCGCCTTCACCGGCGAGACGACCACGGGCCGGCTCATCCTGCAGTACGCGGCGAACAACATCATCCCCACCACGGTCGAGCTGGGCGGCAAGAGCCCGAACATCGTGTTCGAGTCGGTCGCCGACCGCGACGACGACTTCTACTCGAAGGCGCTCGAGGGCTTCAGCCTGTTCGCGTTCAACCAGGGGGAGGTGTGCACCTGCCCGAGCCGATCGCTCATCCAGAAGTCGATCTACGACTCCTTCCTGAACGACGCGATCGAGCGCACGAAGCAGGCCAAGCAGGGCAACCCGCTCGACACCGAGACGCAGGTCGGCGCGCAGGCGTCGAACGACCAGCTCGAGAAGATCCTGAGCTACATCGACATCGGCCAGCAGGAGGGCGCGAAGCTGCTGCTCGGCGGCGAGCGGGTCGACCTCGGCGGCGACCTCACCGACGGCTACTACGTCGCCCCGACGATCTTCGAGGGGCAGAACCGCATGCGGCTGTTCCAGGAGGAGATCTTCGGCCCGGTCGTCGCGGTCACGAGCTTCACCGACTACGACGACGCCATCTCGATCGCGAACGACACCCTGTACGGCCTGGGCGCGGGCGTCTGGTCGCGCAACGGCAACGAGGCGTACCGGGCCGGCCGCGACATCCAGGCCGGCCGCGTGTGGGTGAACAACTACCACGCGTACCCGGCGGGGGCGGCGTTCGGCGGCTACAAGTCGTCGGGCATCGGCCGCGAGAACAACGTGCAGGCGCTCGACCACTACCAGCAGACCAAGAACCTGCTGGTCAGCTACAACGAGAGCCCGCTCGGGTTCTTCTAG
- a CDS encoding GAF domain-containing protein, with amino-acid sequence MPAADDAMRTEAPIAWRDALLAARERVAAGDDPGPGLSLRPLVHDAWRRALSHAVDPERSLPGIVLGDDEFREYRAQHELTGALPVIRRLLADDADENGLLVAVGDARGRLLWVEGDRTLRRRAEDMRFVPGADWSEERIGTSAPGTSLALDRAVQIRGAEHFHSIVHPWSCTAAPVHDPVSGAILGVIDITGDDQAVAPHTLALVSATVAAVESELRIQRLQTDVQATIRRSRMRRAAPDRALHVQGGDPPRLGGLRLSLRHAEILLLLAWHPEGLTAERLAGLLYETDASSVTLRAELVRLRRVLEGAGVPVPASRPYRLAEPIATDAREVLDLLDRGAHLRALEHAAGPVLPESTAPGVARIRAEVASRLREAMLADAAVEHLVRYADTEAARDDLEVQQACLRLLPSRSPKRARVVARIEAIQRELA; translated from the coding sequence ATGCCCGCAGCCGACGACGCGATGCGCACCGAGGCGCCGATCGCGTGGCGCGACGCGCTGCTCGCCGCGCGCGAGCGCGTGGCTGCGGGCGACGATCCCGGCCCCGGGCTCTCCCTGCGCCCCCTGGTGCACGACGCCTGGCGTCGCGCACTGTCGCACGCCGTCGACCCCGAGCGCTCGCTCCCCGGCATCGTCCTCGGCGACGACGAGTTCCGCGAGTACCGCGCGCAGCACGAGCTGACCGGCGCGCTGCCGGTGATCCGGAGGCTGCTCGCCGACGACGCCGACGAGAACGGCCTGCTGGTCGCGGTGGGCGACGCGCGCGGCCGCCTGCTCTGGGTCGAGGGCGACCGCACCCTGCGGCGCCGGGCCGAGGACATGCGCTTCGTCCCGGGCGCCGACTGGTCGGAGGAGCGCATCGGCACGAGCGCCCCGGGCACCTCGCTCGCGCTCGACCGGGCGGTGCAGATCCGCGGCGCGGAGCACTTCCACTCGATCGTGCACCCGTGGAGCTGCACCGCGGCACCGGTGCACGACCCCGTCTCGGGTGCGATCCTCGGGGTCATCGACATCACCGGGGACGACCAGGCGGTCGCGCCGCACACGCTCGCCCTCGTCTCCGCGACCGTCGCCGCGGTCGAGTCCGAGCTGCGCATCCAGCGGCTGCAGACCGACGTGCAGGCCACCATCCGCCGGTCGCGCATGCGGCGAGCCGCGCCCGACCGCGCGCTGCACGTGCAGGGCGGCGATCCGCCGCGGCTGGGCGGGCTGCGCCTCAGCCTCCGCCACGCCGAGATCCTGCTGCTGCTCGCGTGGCACCCCGAGGGCCTCACGGCCGAGCGCCTGGCGGGCCTCCTCTACGAGACGGATGCCTCGTCGGTGACGCTCCGCGCCGAGCTCGTGCGCCTGCGCCGCGTGCTCGAGGGCGCGGGCGTGCCCGTGCCCGCCTCCCGTCCGTACCGCCTCGCCGAGCCGATCGCGACCGACGCGCGCGAGGTGCTCGACCTGCTCGACCGCGGTGCGCACCTGCGGGCGCTGGAGCACGCGGCCGGTCCCGTGCTGCCGGAGTCGACCGCGCCGGGCGTCGCGCGCATCCGCGCCGAGGTCGCGTCGCGCCTGCGCGAGGCGATGCTCGCCGACGCCGCCGTGGAGCACCTCGTGCGCTACGCCGACACCGAGGCCGCCCGCGACGACCTCGAGGTGCAGCAGGCGTGCCTGCGCCTGCTGCCGTCGCGCTCGCCGAAGCGGGCGCGCGTCGTCGCCCGCATCGAGGCGATCCAGCGCGAACTCGCCTGA
- a CDS encoding class F sortase produces MVRTREVSVAAACCAGAALAALLAAGLVLAGAAGSTDAAGPAPVQVIDASVPAPSAASVEPAARPAAEVEVRSASLDELPGDPTEAPVRLQAGGIGVDVEVVPVGVTDGDVMELPRDPAVAGWYRYGPGIGDDAGAVVVAAHVDSLEYGLGPFAAFADAPAGTEIALTAADGSAERYAIVARETSRKGSVDWDAVFDREGAKRLAIITCGGEFDWERRTYLDSVVVWAEPIG; encoded by the coding sequence ATGGTCCGGACGAGGGAGGTCTCCGTCGCAGCAGCGTGCTGCGCGGGGGCCGCCCTCGCGGCGCTGCTCGCCGCGGGCCTGGTGCTCGCGGGCGCGGCAGGCTCGACGGATGCCGCGGGGCCGGCGCCGGTGCAGGTCATCGACGCGTCCGTGCCCGCGCCCTCCGCGGCATCCGTCGAACCCGCCGCCCGACCCGCCGCCGAGGTCGAGGTCCGCAGCGCGTCGCTCGACGAGCTGCCGGGCGATCCGACCGAGGCGCCGGTCCGCCTGCAGGCAGGCGGCATCGGGGTGGACGTCGAGGTCGTCCCGGTCGGGGTGACCGACGGCGACGTCATGGAGCTGCCGCGCGATCCCGCCGTGGCGGGATGGTACCGATACGGGCCCGGCATCGGCGACGATGCGGGCGCGGTCGTGGTCGCCGCGCACGTGGACTCGCTCGAGTACGGGCTCGGCCCGTTCGCGGCGTTCGCGGACGCGCCGGCCGGCACGGAGATCGCGCTGACCGCAGCCGACGGCTCCGCCGAGCGCTACGCGATCGTCGCCCGGGAGACGTCCCGCAAGGGATCCGTCGACTGGGACGCGGTGTTCGACCGGGAGGGCGCGAAGCGGCTCGCGATCATCACCTGCGGCGGCGAGTTCGACTGGGAGCGACGCACGTACCTCGACTCGGTCGTGGTGTGGGCGGAGCCGATCGGATGA
- a CDS encoding protealysin inhibitor emfourin encodes MDVTVSRSGGFAGLSVRWRVHVDDQPDADAWHVLIASIPWDDAPQPPAQPDRFTYRIECRPHEAQLAERQLDGPWRELVDRVQERGERERA; translated from the coding sequence ATGGACGTCACCGTGTCGCGCAGCGGCGGGTTCGCGGGGCTGTCCGTGCGCTGGCGGGTGCACGTGGACGACCAGCCCGACGCCGACGCCTGGCACGTGCTGATCGCGTCGATCCCGTGGGACGACGCGCCGCAGCCGCCCGCCCAGCCCGACCGGTTCACCTACCGCATCGAGTGCCGCCCGCACGAGGCGCAGCTGGCCGAGCGCCAGCTCGACGGCCCGTGGCGCGAGCTGGTCGACCGCGTGCAGGAGCGCGGCGAGCGCGAGCGCGCCTGA